The sequence aattaaaatccaaaAGGTCACAAGGCCATATGATATGCATCTAGagttcttaataaattatagttcaaatataaaaaaaatgtctatgtaaattgtaaaccTATATTGAATCCTTCcagaatttaaaaactatataaaataattagtatactaGAACTTGGATACCATCGCCTAGGAAACTTTTGCTCAATAGTATTACTCAGTGTATGTTATAAGCCTTTGAAGAGGATAATCTAtaagcaaattaattttatcatgctTGATACCAATCTGATAATAGAAGTTGAGTTTAGACTTAACCAAAACTGTTCCAACCAACAATTTATATCAAGGTAGACTTTCAGAACTGTCTTAAAAGCTCTCCTGTCCTTGTCAACCTATTAGCCACTTATGACTTCATATTATATTCCTTTATAAATTCCTCTGTACCAAGTGCTGCAGTATAACGTTCAACTAATCAAGAACATGCTGACTAACTGatgattcaaattatatatagatGAAAAACtagtcattttaaataatataatatattaacatttacaaTATGAAGAAGAAGGGTTAGAATTggttgtacattatacatacaattatataatataaatagtgaaAGAGTGGTTCATTTAAAACATAACTTATTACAGAGGTAGAAAGTAAGAAGGAATTGTGTTTCAAGAAACACAAGGAACTTTGGATATAGTTTTAAAGAGTAGGTAAGGTGAATAAATTTTTCCAAGTGGAATTATATCTAAAAACTAGAAAAGCAGTATGTTTACAATTAGATAATGTGCTAAGTTCAAGATGCCAAAGTGACTTTTATCACTAatctcatttaaaataaaataacttcagaattactttcaattataaatttcttaatTCCTCTTAGGCTAACTAGTTCCTTAGCcagttttcaaatattaaattcttccatagatttttttaaaaaccgtttattcatttttaatttttccaagtttcaatatatatattatactcactcactccttattaaataaatgtaattatatttattctttgtcATTTGGGTCAACCCATGTAATGCAAATACAataaaggtaatattattttgaatacatatagttttatatattaataccacTTTTATGCCTGTGTAGTagccatatttttaaaaaatgacagcactaaattattttgaattcattaaataattaactaatataatataattcattgttGATGAGAATACAAATgtgttatctataaaaaaaaaaaaaaaatagttaattttttcacAGTTACAGTGGTCTTCTTAATTCTGACTTGAAGAGACTGGACACCATCctgattaaataaaatctttatgcATAGGTTGCTTACTGGTATTAAATagaatctaaatattattatttttggtatgtTGATCAAGAATCTAGATTCTAGATGAACAACCTAGTGAAATACAAATAGGCAAGACATCTGTAatcatattcttatttataaaaatgttttgtttaaactaaaaattatatctttaatttattaaatcttttatttgtgTTTCAGAATATGGAGATTACAAATTTTAAgtgaaagtaaataaaaaaaaaaccacttctCAAAATTATTGAAAGAAACAATGGAACAAAAATTATGGATATGGATATGTAGTGTTTTATTCCTTGTTACTATATGTAATAGTGCTAGTCGCAAAAAATATGACGAAACTAAATGCCATTATTACAACCAAACCATTTGTGACAATTctcaaaatgaaaaaagttgTACAAGTGCTATCCAGAATTGTAAAGCCGGAGAAAATGATAAGCCATCGTATTGTTATGCTGTTTGGACAAATGATACTAAGacaaataaattagaaattaagCTTAAGGTAATATAACTTGATTTTTATGGAATTGTGTTAgtttaccatatttttatttttataacaatttttagggttgttttttaaataatgtcgaATGCCAGGGTCAAAACCAAtgcaaagaaaaaaaagaagaaatcaATTCTAATGGCTTAATGTTTTGTTGTTGTGAAGGAGATTATTGTAATTCTGAGGTTCTATGGGATCCTATTCCAACAACTCCTCGAATAGAAAcaacatgtaaataataaacatacaacattaatcaaacaatttaataataaatacacttttCTATCTTAGCTGCAAAACCATTACGTGATGATAATGAATTAATACATACTATAGTGTTTTCTACAATACCTTTAGTAGCTGTCGcaagtatgtttttatttgtttattgggTTTATAAACGAAGAAAAATACCTCAATTTTCTcatgtaagtaaataaattataattaaattctttattttcttttgtaataatttattaccttataaattattacttttttgctTAAacggtttaaataaaaaaaaattaaaatactattatatttaatcaaatgtgcagtatacaaataaatcaatattattatttctttttaaataattaattttgtccatattgaacttaaaatatctataaaaatttattgCTCTTGTATATTAATTAGATGTTATAGTTTCAGTATTAACTACTTTTGAGAAATCTTGTAAtaagtttttaagaattttgaccCTGCAaatgttttatcaataattttagaaaaaaatatgataattaattatttgttgaaaattttaagtatattcagtttttggtttttgttttacaaaaaaaaaatatcaatttggtCAAAAACttgatttgtattgttatttccattttttagttttgcttttcccgatttaaaaaaaaacattactggGAATTTTTATCTCCCCCCTCCCATACCAATTAAGTCTagttcacaaaaaaaaacaacattgtaaaatcaatatattcatcagAATTcacatctataaataaaaattgttttcaaacttaagaatatttcattattaaaattatagtaattattcaataatcaatccatttataccttttatataattattcctATTCCTCAATTcatgcataataaaaaaatatattgtaatttacaattgtttttttcttttttatctttACTTTGGAATTTAAATCTTTAGTGGGTGAGTTAAGCTAAtgatatacattacataaattgtttgatttatttttgcttaattttttgttgtaacAAATTATTTCCTGTGTATTTAGGTTCCATCATCTGATAGCTCTCACTTAGGGAATTGTTCTCCTATACTCAGCAATCGTCCAATACAATTAGTTGAAGTAAAGGCAAGGGGTCGTTATGGTGCAGTATGGAAAGCTCTTCATAAGAAAGATACTGTAGCTGTTAAAATATTCCCTCCTCAAGTAACaatttctatttctatatatgtatatatatataatatatattattatttttatttaaggatAAAAACTCATGGTTAGTAGAACAAGACATTTATCAATTACCACACATGCAACATGACAATATGCTATCTTTCATTGGGGCTGAAAAACATGCTAGTGTTATTGAAGGTGCCAAGAATGAATATTGGTTGATTACTGCTTACCATGATTATGGATCATTATGTGACTActtaaaatctaatatattaacTTGGGATCAGCTCTGTCATATTGCTCAATCTATGGcaaggtaaaaatattgaacagtttatttaatatcttcaggtttttttaattactattttgtttCAGAGGTTTGATGCATTTACATGAAGAAATACCATCAGAACGTTCAGATCAATATAAACCAGCCATTGCTCATAGAGATTTTAAAAGCAACAATGTTctattaaaacatgatttaacTGCGTGTATTGCTGATTTTGGTCTTGCTTTAGTTTTTCAACCTGGAAAATCGTGTGGTGATACACACGGTCAGGTAAATACTAGTTATTTATTACCTTCAATAATAAAggataagataattttttatgaattatttaggtTGGCACAAGAAGATATATGGCACCAGAAGTTCTTGAAGGAGCAATCAATTTTTCAAGAGATGCA is a genomic window of Rhopalosiphum padi isolate XX-2018 chromosome 4, ASM2088224v1, whole genome shotgun sequence containing:
- the LOC132928252 gene encoding activin receptor type-2B, which produces MEQKLWIWICSVLFLVTICNSASRKKYDETKCHYYNQTICDNSQNEKSCTSAIQNCKAGENDKPSYCYAVWTNDTKTNKLEIKLKGCFLNNVECQGQNQCKEKKEEINSNGLMFCCCEGDYCNSEVLWDPIPTTPRIETTSAKPLRDDNELIHTIVFSTIPLVAVASMFLFVYWVYKRRKIPQFSHVPSSDSSHLGNCSPILSNRPIQLVEVKARGRYGAVWKALHKKDTVAVKIFPPQDKNSWLVEQDIYQLPHMQHDNMLSFIGAEKHASVIEGAKNEYWLITAYHDYGSLCDYLKSNILTWDQLCHIAQSMARGLMHLHEEIPSERSDQYKPAIAHRDFKSNNVLLKHDLTACIADFGLALVFQPGKSCGDTHGQVGTRRYMAPEVLEGAINFSRDAFLRIDMYACGLVLWELATRCTAQQGPIPDYRLPFEEEVGQHPSLEDMQECVVHKKLRPAFKDSWKSHPGLIALCDTMEECWDHDAEARLSASCVMERITWQCRQYNGTTVTTLAP